The following proteins are co-located in the Paraburkholderia phytofirmans PsJN genome:
- the prmB gene encoding 50S ribosomal protein L3 N(5)-glutamine methyltransferase: MTLPFSTVRDLLRFAVSRFNQAELSFGHGSANAYDEAVYLVLHTLHLPLDLLDPFLDARLTAAEIDAVLNVIERRATERVPAAYITQEAWMHGFRFHVDERVIVPRSFIGELLQDGLQPYVEDPEQVSAVLELCTGSGCLAILAAHAFPNADIDAVDLSAPALEVAARNVADYKLDDRIALFEGDLYAPLAERRYDVIISNPPYVNAASMQDLPAEYKHEPNMALAGGVDGMDIVRRIIADARNWLTDEGVLVVEIGNERQHVEAAFGGLDLVWLSTSAGDDNVFLIQAADLPV, encoded by the coding sequence ATGACGCTCCCGTTTTCCACCGTTCGCGACCTGCTGCGTTTCGCTGTGTCGCGCTTCAACCAGGCCGAACTGTCGTTCGGCCACGGCTCGGCCAATGCCTACGACGAAGCCGTCTATCTGGTCCTGCACACGCTGCATCTGCCGCTCGATCTGCTGGACCCGTTTCTCGACGCGCGCCTGACCGCGGCTGAAATCGACGCCGTGCTGAACGTGATCGAGCGCCGCGCCACCGAACGCGTGCCGGCTGCCTACATCACGCAGGAAGCCTGGATGCACGGCTTCCGCTTCCACGTGGACGAGCGCGTGATCGTGCCGCGTTCGTTCATCGGCGAATTGCTGCAGGACGGTTTGCAGCCCTACGTGGAAGATCCCGAGCAGGTGAGCGCCGTGCTGGAGTTGTGCACCGGTTCCGGGTGCCTCGCGATTCTCGCCGCGCACGCGTTCCCGAATGCGGATATCGACGCCGTGGATCTGTCCGCGCCCGCGCTGGAAGTCGCCGCGCGCAACGTCGCGGACTACAAGCTCGATGACCGCATCGCCCTGTTCGAAGGCGATCTGTACGCGCCGCTCGCCGAGCGCCGCTACGACGTGATCATCAGCAACCCGCCGTACGTGAACGCGGCGTCGATGCAGGATCTGCCGGCCGAATACAAGCACGAGCCGAATATGGCGCTGGCCGGTGGCGTCGACGGCATGGACATCGTGCGCCGGATCATCGCCGACGCGCGCAACTGGCTGACCGACGAAGGCGTGCTGGTCGTCGAAATCGGCAACGAGCGGCAACACGTGGAAGCGGCATTCGGCGGGCTCGATCTCGTCTGGCTTTCGACCAGTGCCGGCGACGACAACGTGTTCCTGATTCAGGCGGCTGATTTGCCGGTTTGA
- the dapE gene encoding succinyl-diaminopimelate desuccinylase gives MSGTLALTEQLIARASVTPDDQHCQRLLIERLAALGFEHETIESNGVTNLWAVKRGVDGTAGKLLAFAGHTDVVPTGPLEQWRSAPFEPTHRDGKLYGRGAADMKASIAGFVVASEEFVAAHPAHRGTIAFLITSDEEGPATDGTVKVVEALQERGERMDYCIVGEPTSSAQFGDMVKNGRRGSMSGKLIVKGVQGHIAYPHLAKNPVHLLAPALAELVAERWDDGNEYFPPTTWQVSNIHSGTGATNVIPGHADVMFNFRFSTASTVEGLQARVHAILDKHGLEYDLQWTVSGLPFLTPRGDLSNALAKAIKDETGLNTELSTTGGTSDGRFIARICKQVIEFGPLNASIHKIDEHIEVAHIEPLKNVYRRVLEQLIA, from the coding sequence ATGTCCGGCACCCTCGCCCTTACCGAACAACTGATCGCGCGCGCGTCCGTCACGCCCGACGACCAGCATTGCCAGCGCCTCCTGATCGAGCGCCTCGCCGCACTCGGCTTCGAGCACGAGACCATCGAATCGAACGGCGTGACCAACCTGTGGGCCGTCAAACGCGGCGTCGACGGCACTGCGGGGAAGCTGCTCGCGTTCGCCGGCCACACTGACGTGGTGCCGACCGGCCCGCTCGAACAATGGCGCTCGGCGCCGTTCGAGCCGACCCATCGCGACGGCAAACTTTACGGCCGCGGCGCGGCGGACATGAAAGCGTCGATCGCGGGCTTCGTGGTGGCGAGCGAGGAGTTCGTCGCCGCGCACCCGGCGCACCGCGGCACGATCGCCTTCCTGATCACGAGCGACGAAGAAGGCCCCGCCACCGACGGCACCGTGAAGGTCGTCGAAGCCTTGCAGGAACGCGGCGAGCGCATGGACTACTGCATCGTCGGCGAGCCGACTTCGAGCGCGCAGTTCGGCGACATGGTGAAGAACGGCCGGCGCGGTTCGATGTCGGGCAAGCTGATCGTCAAGGGCGTACAAGGCCATATCGCCTATCCGCATCTGGCGAAGAATCCGGTGCATCTGCTCGCGCCCGCGCTGGCCGAACTGGTCGCCGAACGCTGGGACGACGGCAACGAATATTTTCCGCCCACCACATGGCAGGTGTCGAATATTCACAGCGGCACCGGCGCGACCAACGTGATTCCGGGCCATGCGGACGTGATGTTCAACTTCCGCTTCTCGACGGCGAGCACGGTGGAAGGTCTGCAAGCCCGCGTGCATGCGATCCTCGACAAACACGGCCTCGAATACGATCTGCAATGGACCGTGAGCGGGCTGCCGTTCCTCACGCCGCGCGGCGATCTGTCGAACGCGCTCGCCAAAGCCATCAAGGACGAAACCGGCCTGAACACCGAACTGTCCACCACCGGCGGCACTTCAGACGGCCGCTTCATCGCGCGCATCTGCAAGCAGGTGATCGAGTTCGGCCCGTTGAACGCCAGCATCCACAAGATCGACGAACATATCGAAGTCGCACACATCGAGCCGCTGAAGAACGTGTATCGCCGCGTGCTCGAACAACTGATTGCCTGA